Proteins from a single region of Candidatus Parcubacteria bacterium:
- the pheS gene encoding phenylalanine--tRNA ligase subunit alpha (Derived by automated computational analysis using gene prediction method: Protein Homology. GO_component: GO:0009328 - phenylalanine-tRNA ligase complex [Evidence IEA]; GO_function: GO:0004826 - phenylalanine-tRNA ligase activity [Evidence IEA]; GO_process: GO:0006432 - phenylalanyl-tRNA aminoacylation [Evidence IEA]), with product MKEQLDNFQKTFSTALAAIKTPEQLLDFEHQFLSRKGELAKLMGQIKNLEGDARKEFGAAVNKLKVQLTQEFEQVHAQLNPASEDAVVADATLPGKEIEIGHLHPLTLVRREIENLFTSMGFMILDGPELESDYYNFEALNVPKHHPARDMQDTFYVDKKNEDGDYDLLMRTQTSNAQVRALKKYGAPLKAIIPGRTFRNEATDVRHEHTFYQLEGLLVGENINFAHLKSFCEIVGKKLYGPNTKLRMRPKFYPFVEPGSNGEYTCFLCEGKGCRVCKGSGWLEILGCGLIHPDVLRAGGLDPEKYSGFAFGFGLSRLVMLKYGIDDARLLMSGDKRFLDQF from the coding sequence ATGAAAGAACAATTAGACAATTTCCAAAAAACTTTTTCTACGGCTTTAGCGGCTATTAAAACTCCGGAGCAATTACTTGATTTTGAGCATCAGTTTTTGTCTCGTAAGGGCGAGCTGGCGAAACTAATGGGGCAAATTAAAAACTTAGAGGGTGACGCTCGGAAAGAATTCGGAGCGGCGGTTAACAAGCTAAAAGTCCAATTGACTCAAGAGTTTGAACAAGTTCATGCTCAGCTTAACCCCGCCTCAGAAGACGCTGTTGTTGCAGATGCCACTTTGCCGGGAAAAGAAATTGAAATTGGACATCTACACCCGCTCACTTTGGTGCGCCGAGAAATTGAAAACCTTTTTACTTCTATGGGGTTTATGATTTTAGATGGCCCTGAATTAGAAAGTGATTATTACAATTTTGAAGCTCTAAATGTTCCTAAACATCATCCGGCTCGAGATATGCAGGATACTTTTTACGTTGACAAAAAAAACGAGGATGGTGATTATGATTTATTGATGCGCACTCAGACTTCTAATGCTCAAGTACGGGCTTTAAAAAAATACGGTGCGCCTTTAAAAGCCATTATTCCTGGCCGAACCTTTAGAAACGAAGCCACGGATGTTCGCCATGAACACACCTTTTATCAATTAGAAGGCTTGCTGGTGGGCGAGAATATTAATTTTGCCCACCTCAAAAGTTTTTGTGAGATTGTCGGAAAAAAACTTTATGGTCCTAATACTAAATTGCGAATGCGCCCTAAGTTTTATCCTTTTGTCGAGCCCGGTTCTAATGGTGAATACACTTGTTTCTTGTGTGAAGGGAAAGGGTGCCGAGTTTGTAAGGGGTCGGGTTGGTTAGAGATCCTGGGTTGCGGTTTGATTCATCCCGATGTTTTACGCGCCGGTGGCTTAGACCCGGAAAAATATTCAGGCTTCGCCTTCGGCTTTGGCCTGTCTCGGTTAGTAATGTTGAAGTATGGCATTGATGATGCCCGCTTACTGATGAGTGGTGATAAAAGATTTTTAGATCAATTTTAA
- the pheT gene encoding phenylalanine--tRNA ligase subunit beta (Derived by automated computational analysis using gene prediction method: Protein Homology. GO_component: GO:0009328 - phenylalanine-tRNA ligase complex [Evidence IEA]; GO_function: GO:0004826 - phenylalanine-tRNA ligase activity [Evidence IEA]; GO_process: GO:0006432 - phenylalanyl-tRNA aminoacylation [Evidence IEA]) encodes MLISYDWLNDFIKLPKTATPEEVAAKFTMHTVEVEGVKRQDSQWPGVVVGKVLTVEPHPNADRLRVTTVDVKSAVLNIVCGAPNVAAGQLVAVAMIGSVLPNGLEIKESVLRGVTSAGMICAEDELGLGDNHEGIMVLDKTAKIGEPLAKYFKLSDVVLEIDNKSLSNRSDLWGHYGLARELGVIYEAPVKDYAEFLKTEIIAGEEELSVKVEDGRLCPRYLALAIEGLEITESPQWLKSRLQAVGLRPINNIVDLTNYVMLETGQPLHAFDRDLVKKIGVRLAKKDEQLTLLDGQEKELTEEMLVITDGEKPVAVAGVMGGKDSGVSLNTNQIILEAANFEAVSIRKTASKLGLRTEASVRFEKSLDPNLAETALRRFWALLKEVTPGAKVASKIFDHKKFNLEGDPLTLSLNWINERAGQEIPETKVISILERLGFGVTNNDGELLIVIPSWRAAKDVRLKEDVLEEILRFWGYDNLPSTAPRAALIPPLRLADLALERKLEDFLSGSLNLTETQNYSFVSHHHLQKLGLEEGTYLKIANPLSDQYDYLRQNLGVNLLNNVRTNQFNFSRLALFEIGRVYFDTPGIFDKAGDDQERLPYQQKRLGLLFATKENADNFAVVKGWVAALLTYLFGKTWDLEFVSPEDSTAYHYSDPNETVRLRVNDRDLGAITTISAATAKELGLKMKTTVAELSLVELEALLAVCPALKYQAPAKYPAVERDLAFVVNSEMVYNNLRQEIKKFNSLLVAVDLFDTYQGGQLGEGKKSLAFHLKYQAPDRTLRSEEVEAIQKELVKHLEEKFDAQIRNF; translated from the coding sequence ATGTTAATTTCTTACGACTGGTTAAACGATTTTATTAAACTGCCTAAAACGGCGACACCGGAAGAGGTGGCCGCCAAGTTCACGATGCACACTGTGGAAGTAGAGGGCGTTAAAAGACAAGATTCGCAGTGGCCGGGGGTGGTGGTCGGAAAAGTTCTAACCGTAGAACCACACCCAAATGCCGATCGCTTGCGAGTAACAACCGTTGATGTTAAGTCTGCTGTTTTAAACATTGTTTGTGGCGCCCCGAATGTCGCGGCCGGACAATTAGTAGCAGTGGCGATGATCGGTTCGGTTTTGCCTAATGGCCTAGAAATAAAAGAGTCAGTGTTGCGAGGTGTTACTTCCGCCGGAATGATTTGTGCCGAAGACGAGTTGGGTTTAGGCGATAACCATGAAGGCATTATGGTTTTGGATAAAACGGCCAAGATTGGTGAGCCGCTCGCTAAATATTTTAAATTGAGTGATGTTGTTTTAGAAATTGATAATAAGTCCTTATCTAATCGCTCGGACCTTTGGGGCCACTATGGCTTGGCGCGAGAATTGGGAGTAATCTATGAGGCGCCCGTCAAAGATTACGCCGAGTTTTTAAAAACAGAAATCATTGCGGGTGAGGAGGAGTTGAGTGTTAAAGTTGAAGATGGTCGTCTTTGTCCTCGTTATTTAGCCTTAGCGATTGAGGGTTTAGAAATTACCGAATCACCGCAGTGGCTTAAAAGTCGGTTACAAGCGGTTGGTTTACGACCAATTAATAATATTGTTGATTTGACTAACTATGTCATGTTAGAAACTGGTCAGCCCTTACATGCTTTTGATCGCGACTTAGTGAAGAAGATTGGTGTTCGACTGGCGAAAAAGGATGAACAGCTTACTCTTTTAGATGGCCAAGAAAAAGAATTAACCGAAGAGATGCTGGTAATTACTGACGGTGAAAAACCGGTCGCGGTGGCTGGCGTTATGGGCGGCAAAGACAGTGGTGTTTCTCTTAATACTAATCAAATTATTTTGGAAGCCGCTAATTTTGAAGCAGTCTCGATTCGCAAAACAGCGTCTAAGTTAGGCTTGCGAACGGAGGCGTCGGTGCGTTTTGAAAAATCTTTAGATCCGAATTTAGCGGAAACCGCTTTGCGCCGCTTTTGGGCTTTACTGAAAGAAGTTACCCCTGGCGCTAAAGTTGCTAGCAAAATTTTTGATCATAAAAAATTTAATTTAGAAGGCGACCCCCTAACCCTGAGTTTAAACTGGATTAATGAGCGCGCCGGTCAAGAAATTCCGGAAACTAAAGTCATTTCTATTTTAGAACGCTTAGGTTTTGGAGTGACTAATAATGATGGCGAGTTATTGATAGTGATTCCTAGTTGGCGCGCGGCTAAAGATGTTCGTTTAAAGGAAGATGTCTTGGAAGAAATTTTGCGCTTCTGGGGGTATGATAATTTGCCGTCGACAGCACCAAGAGCCGCTTTAATTCCGCCTTTGCGCTTAGCCGATTTAGCTCTTGAGAGAAAATTGGAAGACTTTTTGTCGGGCTCCTTAAATTTAACCGAGACTCAAAATTACAGTTTTGTTAGCCATCATCATTTACAAAAACTTGGTTTAGAGGAAGGCACTTATTTAAAAATTGCTAACCCCTTGTCGGATCAATATGATTATTTGCGGCAGAATTTAGGGGTTAATCTTTTAAATAATGTGCGCACTAATCAATTTAATTTTTCTCGCCTCGCGCTATTTGAAATCGGCCGCGTTTATTTTGATACTCCGGGAATTTTTGATAAGGCCGGCGATGATCAGGAGCGCTTACCTTACCAACAGAAACGCCTAGGCCTGCTTTTCGCCACTAAAGAAAATGCGGATAATTTTGCGGTTGTTAAAGGTTGGGTTGCCGCCCTCCTTACCTATTTATTTGGGAAAACTTGGGATTTAGAATTTGTTTCTCCGGAAGATTCTACCGCCTATCATTACAGTGACCCCAATGAAACGGTCCGGTTGCGGGTGAATGATCGTGACCTAGGAGCGATTACGACCATTTCGGCTGCGACCGCTAAAGAGCTTGGTTTAAAAATGAAGACGACGGTAGCGGAGCTGAGTTTAGTGGAACTCGAAGCTCTCTTGGCTGTTTGTCCGGCTCTTAAATATCAAGCACCGGCTAAATACCCGGCGGTAGAACGCGATTTAGCTTTTGTTGTTAATAGTGAAATGGTGTATAATAATCTCAGACAAGAAATAAAAAAGTTTAATTCTTTACTAGTCGCGGTTGATTTGTTTGACACTTATCAGGGTGGTCAATTAGGTGAAGGTAAAAAGAGTTTGGCTTTTCACCTTAAATATCAAGCCCCCGATCGCACACTTCGTTCTGAGGAGGTTGAGGCCATTCAAAAAGAGTTGGTCAAACATTTAGAAGAAAAGTTTGACGCGCAAATAAGAAATTTTTAA
- a CDS encoding valine--tRNA ligase (Derived by automated computational analysis using gene prediction method: Protein Homology. GO_function: GO:0000166 - nucleotide binding [Evidence IEA]; GO_function: GO:0004812 - aminoacyl-tRNA ligase activity [Evidence IEA]; GO_function: GO:0004832 - valine-tRNA ligase activity [Evidence IEA]; GO_function: GO:0005524 - ATP binding [Evidence IEA]; GO_process: GO:0006438 - valyl-tRNA aminoacylation [Evidence IEA]) codes for MKTELSKTYAPQENEDGIYHLWENSGFFNPDNAPLSKAAETYTIILPPPNITAKLHIGHSAMLAIEDLLIRYHRMNGYRTLWVPGTDHAAIATQMVVEKKIFEETGQTRHDLGKETLLEKIWEFLRNTQSEILGQMRKMGASLDWSREAFTLDEPRQKAVSRLFVEMYEEGVIYRGERIVNWCPHCQSTLADDEVEYSEQATKLYTFKYAPDFPIAISTTRPETKLGDTAIAVNPKDERYKKYLGQEFELDFVGQKLKLKVIADRNVDPDFGTGALGVTPAHSMIDWQMAQENELPIIKVISEQGLIREEFGDYSGLDVLLAREKIVNKLKEANLLISEEEISHNLSTCYRCDTPIEPLPSKQWFINVGKPLSRLDGKSLKERALAVAQDGALKFVPERFNKRYQNWLTNLHDWCISRQIWFGHPIPVWYRGEEVYCGSQAPQGEGWSQDPDTLDTWFSSGMWTFSTLGWPDNYQNAKKVGDLARFHPTQVLETGYEILTLWVSRMVMMSMFCLGELPFETVYLHGTILDKHGKKMSKSKGNGVDPLLAIADYGADALRLSLLMGSTPGNDSRYSAERVEAKRNFINKLWNIARYILSQPGVVECEVTTAPPAKTLADRWILAELSATFAEVRQRLDNFEFSLAAEALTEFTKDKLADWYLEIAKVEGGKTEILNYLLVAILHLWHPFIPFVTEKIWQSFRPGILMVAQWPQAQLITDAEAKTALSLWRDLIVAIRNARSANKVAPGRQLAALAFSPKNKNLLEPGLELITKLKTGLSSLTLVGEDPRPDKAVVVVVQDTIIYLLEAVDPEKEANRLAKEQVNLQKLIANLKDRLANQEFINRAPAHIVAQEQAKLAAYQAELDKLKETI; via the coding sequence ATGAAAACAGAACTAAGTAAAACCTACGCGCCGCAAGAAAATGAGGATGGAATCTATCATTTGTGGGAAAATTCGGGCTTTTTTAACCCCGACAATGCCCCTTTATCTAAGGCGGCGGAAACCTATACGATTATTTTGCCGCCACCAAATATAACAGCAAAACTGCACATTGGTCATAGCGCGATGTTGGCGATTGAGGATCTGCTTATTCGTTATCACCGCATGAACGGTTATCGTACGCTCTGGGTTCCGGGTACTGATCACGCCGCCATTGCTACTCAGATGGTGGTTGAGAAAAAAATTTTTGAAGAGACCGGACAAACTAGACACGATTTAGGCAAGGAGACTCTTTTGGAGAAAATTTGGGAATTTTTGCGAAATACACAATCCGAGATTTTAGGACAAATGCGTAAAATGGGCGCCTCTTTAGATTGGTCGCGAGAAGCTTTTACTTTAGATGAGCCTCGCCAGAAGGCGGTTAGTCGTTTATTTGTAGAAATGTATGAAGAGGGCGTAATTTATCGGGGCGAACGAATTGTTAATTGGTGTCCGCATTGTCAGTCAACTTTAGCCGACGATGAGGTGGAGTATAGTGAGCAAGCAACTAAATTATATACTTTTAAATATGCCCCGGATTTTCCGATTGCCATTTCCACTACCCGGCCAGAAACGAAGTTGGGTGATACGGCGATCGCGGTTAATCCGAAAGATGAGCGTTATAAAAAATATCTTGGTCAAGAATTTGAGCTGGATTTTGTTGGGCAAAAACTAAAACTGAAGGTAATTGCTGATCGGAATGTTGATCCGGATTTTGGTACGGGCGCTTTAGGGGTGACGCCGGCGCATTCCATGATTGATTGGCAGATGGCTCAAGAAAATGAGTTGCCAATTATTAAAGTTATTTCCGAGCAAGGTTTAATAAGAGAAGAATTTGGTGATTATTCCGGTCTTGATGTTCTTTTGGCCCGGGAAAAAATCGTTAATAAACTTAAGGAGGCAAATTTACTTATTAGTGAGGAAGAGATTAGTCATAATCTCTCAACTTGTTATCGCTGTGATACGCCGATAGAACCCCTGCCTTCTAAGCAGTGGTTTATTAATGTGGGCAAACCCTTAAGCCGTTTAGATGGAAAATCCTTAAAAGAGAGGGCTTTAGCGGTGGCTCAAGATGGAGCTTTAAAATTTGTCCCGGAAAGATTTAATAAACGTTATCAAAATTGGCTGACCAATTTGCACGACTGGTGCATTTCGCGACAAATTTGGTTTGGGCATCCGATTCCGGTTTGGTACCGCGGCGAAGAAGTTTACTGCGGCTCCCAGGCGCCCCAAGGCGAAGGCTGGTCTCAGGACCCTGATACTTTAGATACTTGGTTTTCTTCAGGGATGTGGACTTTTTCCACCCTGGGTTGGCCTGATAATTATCAAAATGCTAAGAAAGTCGGCGACCTAGCGCGTTTTCATCCGACTCAAGTTTTGGAAACTGGCTATGAAATTTTAACACTCTGGGTTTCGCGCATGGTGATGATGTCGATGTTCTGCTTGGGCGAGCTCCCCTTTGAGACTGTTTATTTACACGGCACAATTTTAGATAAGCATGGTAAAAAAATGAGCAAAAGCAAGGGCAATGGCGTTGACCCCTTATTGGCGATTGCTGATTATGGGGCCGATGCTCTACGCCTTTCCCTGTTAATGGGGAGTACGCCAGGAAATGATAGTCGCTACAGCGCTGAGCGTGTTGAGGCCAAACGTAACTTTATCAATAAGCTTTGGAATATTGCTCGTTACATTTTAAGCCAGCCGGGCGTGGTTGAATGTGAGGTCACTACCGCCCCGCCAGCAAAAACCCTGGCCGACCGTTGGATTTTAGCCGAGTTAAGCGCCACCTTCGCGGAAGTCCGTCAGCGCCTGGATAATTTTGAGTTCTCTTTAGCGGCAGAAGCTTTAACGGAATTTACTAAAGATAAGTTAGCTGATTGGTATTTGGAAATTGCTAAAGTTGAGGGCGGAAAAACTGAAATTTTAAATTATTTACTCGTCGCTATCTTACACCTCTGGCACCCCTTCATTCCTTTTGTGACAGAAAAGATTTGGCAAAGCTTCCGACCAGGAATTTTAATGGTGGCGCAGTGGCCCCAAGCGCAGCTAATCACTGATGCAGAGGCAAAGACCGCTTTAAGTTTGTGGCGTGATTTAATTGTAGCGATTCGCAATGCTCGTAGCGCTAATAAAGTCGCGCCGGGGCGCCAGTTGGCGGCATTAGCTTTTTCTCCGAAAAATAAAAATCTTTTAGAACCGGGCTTAGAGTTAATTACTAAATTAAAAACAGGGCTCTCCTCTTTAACTTTAGTGGGGGAAGACCCGCGACCGGATAAGGCGGTGGTAGTGGTTGTCCAAGATACAATCATTTATCTTTTAGAAGCTGTCGATCCAGAAAAAGAAGCGAACCGCCTTGCTAAAGAACAAGTTAACCTCCAAAAATTAATTGCGAATTTAAAGGATCGTTTGGCTAATCAGGAGTTTATTAACCGTGCTCCCGCCCATATCGTCGCCCAAGAACAAGCTAAGCTCGCTGCTTACCAAGCAGAACTTGATAAATTAAAGGAAACCATATGA
- a CDS encoding hypothetical protein (Derived by automated computational analysis using gene prediction method: GeneMarkS-2+.), whose product MTLKRYLLAIATATAVCATAFLYVASSINPNTTNQLGFLFFYGSLFLTLFGFTALFGFLVRFVALKHELAFYSVRNAYRQAFLFSAFIIILLCLLAKNLFTWLNLAILGTLFIIIEAILTRPSKNRL is encoded by the coding sequence ATGACCTTGAAACGCTATCTCTTAGCAATCGCGACGGCGACGGCCGTTTGTGCGACCGCTTTTCTCTACGTCGCTAGCAGCATCAATCCGAATACCACTAATCAGCTAGGTTTTTTATTTTTTTACGGCTCTCTATTTTTAACCCTGTTTGGTTTTACCGCACTCTTCGGTTTCTTGGTCCGCTTTGTCGCCCTTAAACATGAACTTGCTTTTTATTCAGTGCGTAATGCCTATCGGCAGGCCTTCTTATTTTCCGCTTTTATTATTATTCTTTTGTGCTTATTGGCAAAAAATTTATTCACTTGGTTAAATCTCGCTATTTTGGGCACCCTTTTTATTATTATTGAGGCTATCTTAACCCGCCCCAGTAAAAACCGACTTTAA
- the topA gene encoding type I DNA topoisomerase (Derived by automated computational analysis using gene prediction method: Protein Homology. GO_component: GO:0005737 - cytoplasm [Evidence IEA]; GO_function: GO:0003677 - DNA binding [Evidence IEA]; GO_function: GO:0003917 - DNA topoisomerase type I (single strand cut, ATP-independent) activity [Evidence IEA]; GO_process: GO:0006260 - DNA replication [Evidence IEA]; GO_process: GO:0006265 - DNA topological change [Evidence IEA]): MNLIIVESPTKAKTIAKFLGKDYQVTSSFGHVRDLPKSTMGIEIENGFTPKYVIPTSARKKVSDLKKQAGQAKKVILASDEDREGEAIAWHLSEVLNLTPENSERIAFHEITKEAILEALKNPRGLDMNLVDAQQARRLLDRLVGYELSPFLWKKVAKGLSAGRVQSVATRLVVEKEREIKKFVAQEYWSLSALLKTDQEEDLRAELVGVKGKTLKPMELDKDLAAQYKDTLTKEKYQVKAVSAKRVKKNPPAPLTTSTLQQAANRQLGFSAKQTMTIAQKLYERGFITYMRTDSLNLSAKFLEESRAWLEKTLGKSYLPEQPRVFKKKNKNAQEAHEAIRPTEASRHPDEAKGLEGSEQRLYRLIWSRSLATQMTAAELETTTIDISAGDFDLRSNGQVLIFKGYLEIYPEKTSEQVLPVVKDGAALKLIALQTEQHFTKAPARYSDATLVKELERHGIGRPSTYAPTINTIITRGYVSRDDNKRLGPSEIAFIVNDLLVEHFPEIVDYQFTANMENELDEVAAGKINWQPVINNFYEKFHDNLEKKYQEINKNEIMPEESSEEVCEKCGQPMIIKTGRYGKFLACSGFPDCKNIRSLEAGKKSADPKISALAEKHKDEKCSKCGSPMAVKTGRYGPFLACTSYPKCKNIKNITDDSVPEITCPVCGTGKIVKKFSKRGAFYACDNYPDCKTAYYGQPTGEKCPDCHNLLIKDRQGKIVCSQKSCGFEK; this comes from the coding sequence ATGAATTTAATAATTGTTGAGTCGCCAACTAAAGCTAAGACTATTGCTAAGTTTTTAGGCAAAGATTACCAAGTCACTTCTTCTTTTGGTCATGTTCGTGATTTGCCAAAAAGCACCATGGGCATTGAAATTGAAAATGGCTTTACTCCTAAATATGTAATCCCGACCAGCGCCCGCAAAAAGGTAAGTGACTTAAAGAAGCAGGCCGGGCAGGCAAAAAAAGTTATTCTCGCCTCCGATGAAGACCGCGAAGGTGAAGCGATCGCCTGGCATCTAAGTGAAGTTTTAAATTTAACTCCAGAAAATAGCGAACGCATTGCCTTTCACGAAATCACAAAAGAGGCAATTTTAGAGGCGCTTAAAAATCCGCGCGGCTTAGATATGAATCTGGTTGATGCGCAACAAGCGCGCCGCTTATTAGATCGCTTGGTTGGCTATGAACTGTCGCCCTTCCTTTGGAAAAAAGTTGCTAAGGGTTTATCGGCCGGGCGTGTTCAAAGTGTGGCCACGCGCTTAGTGGTTGAAAAGGAACGCGAGATTAAAAAATTTGTTGCCCAAGAATACTGGAGTTTAAGTGCTCTTTTAAAAACTGACCAAGAGGAAGATTTACGAGCAGAACTGGTTGGGGTTAAAGGAAAAACCTTAAAGCCCATGGAGTTAGATAAAGATTTAGCCGCGCAATACAAAGACACTTTGACGAAAGAAAAATATCAGGTAAAAGCCGTTAGCGCTAAGCGGGTCAAAAAAAATCCACCGGCACCGCTAACTACTTCTACTTTACAACAAGCGGCTAATCGTCAACTAGGGTTTTCGGCCAAACAAACAATGACAATTGCTCAGAAACTTTATGAGCGCGGATTTATTACTTACATGCGTACCGATTCGCTGAACTTGTCCGCTAAATTTCTAGAGGAGAGTCGCGCTTGGCTGGAAAAAACTTTAGGGAAATCTTACCTCCCCGAACAGCCGCGAGTCTTCAAAAAAAAGAATAAAAATGCTCAAGAGGCCCACGAAGCAATTAGGCCAACCGAGGCCAGCCGGCACCCCGACGAAGCTAAGGGCTTAGAAGGAAGCGAGCAACGTCTTTATCGTTTAATTTGGTCACGTTCCCTAGCCACACAGATGACCGCCGCCGAATTAGAAACGACCACTATTGATATTAGCGCTGGTGATTTTGACTTACGTAGCAATGGCCAAGTTTTAATTTTTAAAGGGTATCTAGAAATTTATCCCGAAAAAACCAGCGAACAAGTGTTACCCGTTGTTAAAGACGGCGCCGCCTTAAAATTAATTGCACTTCAAACCGAACAACACTTTACCAAAGCCCCGGCGCGCTATTCTGACGCCACTTTAGTTAAAGAGTTGGAGCGCCACGGCATCGGTCGCCCCTCCACTTACGCCCCAACAATCAATACCATTATTACGCGCGGTTATGTCAGCCGTGATGATAATAAACGACTGGGACCTAGCGAAATAGCCTTTATTGTTAATGATTTATTAGTTGAACACTTTCCAGAAATCGTGGATTATCAATTTACCGCTAACATGGAAAATGAATTGGACGAAGTCGCCGCCGGGAAAATTAATTGGCAGCCAGTAATTAACAACTTTTACGAAAAATTCCACGACAACTTAGAAAAAAAATATCAAGAAATAAATAAAAACGAAATTATGCCTGAAGAAAGCAGTGAGGAGGTGTGCGAAAAATGCGGCCAACCGATGATTATAAAAACAGGACGCTATGGTAAATTTTTAGCTTGTAGCGGTTTTCCGGATTGTAAAAATATCAGATCTTTAGAAGCAGGAAAGAAAAGTGCCGACCCCAAAATCAGCGCCCTCGCCGAAAAACATAAAGATGAAAAATGCTCTAAGTGCGGCAGCCCGATGGCTGTTAAAACTGGACGTTACGGTCCTTTTTTAGCTTGTACATCTTATCCGAAATGTAAAAACATAAAAAATATTACTGACGATTCGGTGCCAGAAATAACTTGTCCAGTCTGCGGAACGGGAAAAATTGTCAAAAAGTTCAGTAAGCGCGGCGCCTTTTATGCTTGTGATAATTACCCCGATTGTAAAACTGCTTATTACGGTCAACCGACGGGAGAAAAATGTCCGGACTGTCATAATTTGTTAATCAAAGACCGGCAAGGCAAAATTGTTTGCAGTCAAAAAAGTTGCGGTTTTGAAAAATAA
- a CDS encoding hypothetical protein (Derived by automated computational analysis using gene prediction method: GeneMarkS-2+.) produces MFETSGDLLNLVTAFCVIVLTFFLCWALYYVISATIKAKRVIDRAERIVNGAEGIAATVKKTLSDSGLYLKFFNLVAAQVLGFLKDRPFRRTAKEEKASAKKSTTPKSAAKKSATKKKTAKK; encoded by the coding sequence ATGTTTGAAACTTCCGGTGATCTTTTAAATTTAGTAACCGCTTTTTGTGTCATCGTCCTAACGTTTTTCCTTTGCTGGGCTTTATACTATGTTATCTCTGCCACGATTAAAGCTAAGAGAGTTATCGATCGCGCGGAGCGGATTGTAAACGGTGCGGAAGGGATTGCCGCGACCGTCAAAAAAACGCTTAGTGACAGTGGACTTTATTTAAAATTCTTTAATCTGGTCGCCGCCCAAGTCCTCGGCTTTTTAAAGGATCGTCCTTTTAGACGGACAGCGAAAGAGGAAAAAGCAAGTGCTAAAAAATCCACTACCCCAAAAAGTGCGGCTAAAAAATCGGCTACCAAAAAGAAAACAGCTAAAAAATAA